CCTCGCGTCTTTCATCAACGTCGCCATGTTGCTCACCGCGGCGGCGATCTTCGTGCCGCGCGCCGTGGTCCTGTCCTCGCTCACCAAGGCCGCGCATGTGATCGGGCAGGGGCTTGGGCCGGCGGCGGCCTTGGGCTTTGGACTCGCGCTCATGGCCTCGGGGCTCGGGGCCTCGATCGCCGGTACCGTCGCGGGAAACCTGATTCTGGAGGGCTTTACCGGCATGCGCATGAAGCGCGTGTTGCGGCGGATCGCAACCTTCATCCCCACAGCCGCACTCATCTTGCGGCTTCCGGACCCCGGTCGCTGGCTGGTCGCAAGCCAGGTGGTGTTGACCATCGCCCTGCCGTTCGCCGTCATCCCCTTGGTATGGTTCAATGCCGCCCCGCGCGTGGTGGGCGAGGCCTCGCTCAGGCGCATGCCGCTGGCCCTGGGTGTGATGCTAGGTGCCGTCATCGTTGCCATCAATGGCTGGTCGCTGTGCGCCCCCGGGACGTTCGCGGCGCTTTGAGGGGCATTTGGGCGCCGCGCGCGGCGCGGGCTACGGGCATCATCCGTGCCCGAGACCTTCCGAAGGGCGCGTGAGGCCGGCGATGACACGCCGGTGATGGTCATGAGGGCGCGAGGGCGGTAGCGCGCATGTTGCGTCGTGAGGATCGGCGCAGGATCAGACCATAGTGGTAGGGCGCGAGCGGCACGATGAGATGGCGCTCGAAACCGGCGGCGGCGATGGCGTTCACGGTCGCCTCCGGGGACAGGCGCAACTCGGTGCGCGGCCCGCGGGGCTTGCCGAGCACCAAGGTCTCCTCGCGCGGACGCGGATACCAGTTGATGATCACAAAACGGCCTTCGGGGGCGAGCACCGCGGCAACGGCGCGCGCCAGCGCGACCTTGTCCGGCACGCCATGGAAGGTATTGGCCATGAGCACGACATCGAACGGCCCGGGGCACGAATGGCCGATGGCCATGGCGTCCCCCAATCGCCAGTCGCAGGGCAGATCGGCGCACGCGGCCCGCGCCTGGGCCAGCAGCACGGGATCGAGATCCAGACCCACCGCGCGGCCCGGCCCGACACGGCGCGCCAAGGCCGCGGTGAAGTAACCGTCGCCGCACGCAAGATCGAGCACGCACATCCCGGGCGCCACCCCCAAGGCCCGCACCACGCCGTCCGGATCGGGCCAGAGCGCACGCCACCAATCGAGGTCCGGCATGCTGGTGGCGGGGAAGAACCCGTCCAAAACGGCCGGCGGTGTGTCGGGGCATGGGTCGCTTGTCATCGGTGGTGGCCCGGTTCGAGGAAGACGCCCTTTATGATAGTCGCCAGGGCGCCAAAGGTCGCGTCCGGCCGATGAGGTCTGGGGTGACCGCGGCGGGAATCGACGGGCCCGTCAGGGGATGGTGGCCAAGGGCCCGTGCGTTGCGAGCCCACGGGTGTGGTGCGTCGTGCGCGACACCCAGAACCCGCTCACGCGGGTGAGCGTCTTGTCGATCAAAGTCCGGGAAAGAGGAGGGGCACCCGCCCGCAGGCGGGCACCGGTGCCATCAAATGTCGACCGTTTGGCGGGCCTTCGCGTGAAGGACGGGCGCGGGCGCATGCGGCGGGGCCGCCGTCGGGGCCGTTGCCCGGGTCCCCTTGGGCCATTCGACCTGGATCGAGAGCGGCGGGAGCGGGCCCATGGGGCCTGCGAGCGGTAGCAATAATGGGGTCTGAGCGCTCATCATGCGCTGCATCGCCGCCTGCAGCAGGCGCTGTTGCGCCGCCATATTCTGGAGCTCCACGCCTACCCATGGGGGTAGGGCCGCACCGGCCTTGCCGTTGCTCGACCAAGTGACGATGGTCATGCTGTCCGGACCCTGCCAGCGCACGGTTTCAGTGCGCAGCAGACCCCCTCCCGGGGTTCGATAGACGCGGACTTGCTGGAAGGGGGCATTCGTGATCGGCCCAGTCGCCGTCTGTGCGGCGGCCGGCCGGTGATGGGCCGGGAGCAGCGCCAGGGCCGCGGCCACGACCGCAGCCACACCGATGGTCGAAATCGCCGTCCGATATTTCCCTTTCATATGCACAACCCTCCTTTTGGGATCGTTTGTCGCCTCTGACCCCAGTCCATGGGGCTGGTTCCCGTCCGTTTCAAGGCCTTCGCAACGACCCCTCCCATCCGCCGGCTGGACGGCCGCCGGCGGGGGATGGGAGGTCATCGCCCGCCGATGCCCCGGGGCCACCCCGTAATGCCTCAGGTCCCCGCGCACCCGCGCGGGGACCTATCGATCCGGCCCTCACGCGAATCGTCCGGTGAGGCTGATCTCGATGAAGCGCGGTTCCCCGGGATAGGCGCTGTTATAGGGCTGGCCGACGGCGGCAAACCCGTACTCCTTGTACAACTGATAGTAGTGTACATAATAGTGATTATTCAACAGGTTATCGATATTGAGAGGTAAACAATCGGCCAACCCGTCTTGACGCGGACGGCTTGGTGCGATAAGCAGGCGGCATGGCTACGACAAAGAGCGGTACGCTACGCGGTCAGTTGCTGGCGGAAGGACTTCTCAAGCGGGTACAGCCAAATGTCTTTGACCGGTAGGGTGTGCTCGTGATTCACATCGAGTTTGCCGCGACCACGGGTTTGGCCAACAGGGATCCAGTTGGCGGCTTGGTAGCAGGTGCCACGGAAACGATCCGATTGTACGAAGGTCTCCAGGAGCACGGGGCGATAGCCGTAGCGGCTCTGCCAATCGCCAGGCAACTGGCGGGCCATGCGCCCCAAGATCTTGGAGGCCAAACCCTGCGATCGCACCCACGGTAGGATCAAGAAACGCGCGTTGTTGACGATGCGATGCAGGTGCTGACGGCGCTTGGTATCGCTCCAGCCGATGAACTGATCGCGCGGCGCGGTTTTCCAAGCGGCGGCGCCAAAGCTGAGCAGGGCCACGCACTGCCCGTCGATCGCGACGAAGTAGCGCAACTGCGCGCCCGACAGGGGTGTATAGCCCAGATAGTGATAGCGCTGGATATACTCATTCCAGAGCCGCGAATCGCGCTTCATGTCCGAACGGACGGGGAGAAACTCCAGCCTTCCGAGACGATCGACGCGCTGGGTGATCTCGCACTGGGGATCGGTGGCCGCCGTGGCGACGGGCGCGCGCCGGGTATCGAAGTTGGCGGCCCGCGCCCTCGGCAGGGCGATCAAGCCATCCTCTTGCATGCGCAGCATCGCCACGCGGCAGCTCATCTCCTTCAGTCCGCCGTCGGGCTTCAACCAGCGCAACTGCTGGCAGACGCGCTGCGAGAGCGCCGTACGCGACAACTCGGGGGCCTGGGCGATCAGATCGACGATCTGGTGCAGATCCTGGGCGCTGAAATCCCGTCCGCAATACCGATGAGTCACGAGGTGTCGACCGCGATGTCGGTGGGCGGGGGCGCCGTGGGCGAGTCCCCGCCCAAGCGGAGCGCCGCCAGACGCTGCGCACTCATCGTCCAAGGCAAAAAGGGTGATAAATCGGTGGGCGGATGCCCGTGTTCGGCGCAGGCTTGGAGATATTGCGTAAGCCAGAGACGCGGGTTGATCTGCCAGCAATGCACCAGGGTCATGAGAAGGGAGAACAGGGAACCGGCCAAGTGCGCGGCCCACACACTGCCCGAGCCATAATAGGCTTTGCGGCCGAGCACCTCGTTGCGCAGAGCGCTTTCGGCGCGGTTGTTGTCCATGGCAATCTCGGGTCGGTCGACAAACACCGTCAAGCCCTCCCAGTGGTTCTGCAAACTCACCAGGACTTTGTGGGCGGCAGGGGGCAGGCGCGCATCGGCACGCTGTATGCTGCGATCGGCACTCATCTGCTCGAGATGCACTCTGAGCTGCCTATCGTGTTCGGCAAAGCGCGCCGGGTCGTCGCGCACGGCCAAGCGCACATCATTGAGATGATACAGCGTGCCAATGCGCTGCACCCAGCCCATGGCCCAGGCTTCGGTATCCGGATAGCTGCGTGCCAGGGTGAGAAAGTCTCTCCGCACGTGAGCCCAACAAAAGGCGAGTAACAGGTCGATGAGGCGCGCCAGCTTTTTGTACGCCGCGTACCGATCGCACACCACGACCGTCTGCACCAAGAGCTGGGAAAAATACGCCAGCGGCACGTCTGCGCCGCGCCCGGGTGCCATCACATACACGATCGCCGAGGTCGAACGGATCACCCACAGATACCAACGATGCCCGACCTTGCCGTCAATCGACTCGAACACTCGCCAACTGGTCTCATCGGCGTGACACAGCCCCTCGGTCAACTGCTGCGCTTGCAGTGCCGCAACCACCGGCGTGAAGAGCGGTGCCAAATGTTTCAGTCCGCCAATGATCGTGCCCTGCGAGGGCGTAAAGCCGATACTCGTCCACGACCGCAACAAACGGTTCGTCGGCTGGGCATACAGGTATTTGTTCAGCAGGATCTCGACCCACACCGAGATCCCCAGTATCCCTTTGGGGATCAAACGGGCCGGCCCAGGCGCCGTCAGGATCCCCGGCCAGTCCTCGCACCGGCAGCTCGGTCGATAGCGCTTACGTCGAATCACGCGCCGATACGCCTGGACCTCGATCTCAATGACTTCGCTCTCTTCGGTCCCGGGGAATACCGTAGCGGCCTTGCCGCACCGGGGACAACGGCGCTCCGCCTCGCTGACATCATGGTCTTCCACGCGTACCGGCAGATGCGAGAAATCCACGCGCCCATGGCCCACGCTCCCCCATTGCTGACCACGTGGGCGCTTCGCCTCCGGCTGACTGTGCTGCTCGCTGTGCGCGGTGCTCTTCTCCGTCTTGCGTCCGAATACGCGTTGGCGCAAATTGCGCACCTGCGCGCGCAGCCTCTCGATCTGGCCTTTGAGTTCTGTCTCGCGACTCAGTGCCCGTTGATGTTGCTTCTGCCAATACTGTGCGTCCCACTTCAGCTGCACGTACTCTTGCTTGCTGATAGTGACCATTATCTGGGCAAACGGCGAACCCGCCGTCTCTGGCAACGGTGCGTCGACTCCATCGATAGGGGTTGGCGAGGCTTCGTACGACATGAAGGGGATACTAACGCACCGCCATCCTCGTGTCCAGCAATCTTTTTTGGTGGGCCTGATAACTCCCACCCCCACCCCTAACCCAAATCCTCAACAGACTCAAGACGGGTTGGCCGATTGTTTACATTGAGAGCGACCTTGAGCGAGCGCAGCACGCCTTGGTGGATGGGGATGCGATAGCTCGCCCCGACATTCAGGACGAAATACCCGGCGAGGCGGTGACCGGGGTTGGGGGTGGTGGCGTCCTGGAGTTGCGGGTTGCTTTCGGTCGGTGGCAGGTTGTAGGTGGTGACCTGGGAACCGGTATATTGCCCGATGATGTCCCCCTGGAAGCGGT
The DNA window shown above is from Acidiferrobacter sp. SPIII_3 and carries:
- a CDS encoding class I SAM-dependent methyltransferase; translation: MTSDPCPDTPPAVLDGFFPATSMPDLDWWRALWPDPDGVVRALGVAPGMCVLDLACGDGYFTAALARRVGPGRAVGLDLDPVLLAQARAACADLPCDWRLGDAMAIGHSCPGPFDVVLMANTFHGVPDKVALARAVAAVLAPEGRFVIINWYPRPREETLVLGKPRGPRTELRLSPEATVNAIAAAGFERHLIVPLAPYHYGLILRRSSRRNMRATALAPS
- a CDS encoding IS66 family transposase, with product MQLKWDAQYWQKQHQRALSRETELKGQIERLRAQVRNLRQRVFGRKTEKSTAHSEQHSQPEAKRPRGQQWGSVGHGRVDFSHLPVRVEDHDVSEAERRCPRCGKAATVFPGTEESEVIEIEVQAYRRVIRRKRYRPSCRCEDWPGILTAPGPARLIPKGILGISVWVEILLNKYLYAQPTNRLLRSWTSIGFTPSQGTIIGGLKHLAPLFTPVVAALQAQQLTEGLCHADETSWRVFESIDGKVGHRWYLWVIRSTSAIVYVMAPGRGADVPLAYFSQLLVQTVVVCDRYAAYKKLARLIDLLLAFCWAHVRRDFLTLARSYPDTEAWAMGWVQRIGTLYHLNDVRLAVRDDPARFAEHDRQLRVHLEQMSADRSIQRADARLPPAAHKVLVSLQNHWEGLTVFVDRPEIAMDNNRAESALRNEVLGRKAYYGSGSVWAAHLAGSLFSLLMTLVHCWQINPRLWLTQYLQACAEHGHPPTDLSPFLPWTMSAQRLAALRLGGDSPTAPPPTDIAVDTS
- a CDS encoding DUF4338 domain-containing protein, coding for MTHRYCGRDFSAQDLHQIVDLIAQAPELSRTALSQRVCQQLRWLKPDGGLKEMSCRVAMLRMQEDGLIALPRARAANFDTRRAPVATAATDPQCEITQRVDRLGRLEFLPVRSDMKRDSRLWNEYIQRYHYLGYTPLSGAQLRYFVAIDGQCVALLSFGAAAWKTAPRDQFIGWSDTKRRQHLHRIVNNARFLILPWVRSQGLASKILGRMARQLPGDWQSRYGYRPVLLETFVQSDRFRGTCYQAANWIPVGQTRGRGKLDVNHEHTLPVKDIWLYPLEKSFRQQLTA